In Nitrospira sp., the sequence GGCGCTGTTGGTTCCACATCTGCCTGAGAAGGATCGCGCGCCGGTCCTACAGGAGGCCCTCGCAGCGGCGCGGCTGCTGGAGGACGATTATCACCGTCCTTCGGTGCTGACGGAGCTGGTTCCACATCTGCCCGAGAAGGATCGCACGCTTGTCCTACAGGAGACCCTCGCAGCAGCGCGGCTGGTGGGGACCTATATGTTGCGTGTTTACTCCCTTACGAAACTGGTTCCCCACCTGCCTGAGAAGGATCGAACGCTTGTCCTCCTGGAAGCCCTCACGACAATACGTCAGTTGAGGGATAATGGACGACCACGCGCTGAAGTATTGACGGCGCTGGCCCCTCATATATCTGGAAAGGATCGCAATAAAATACTTCAGGAAGCTCTCTCAGCGGCGCGGCTGGAGTGGGACGACTGGCAACGTGCTGAGCTGCTAACGAAGCTAGTTCCACATCTACCTGAGAAAGACCGCCCGCCAGTTATCCAGGAGACCCTCACTGCAGCGCGTCACGTGAAGCATGCTAGAACGCGTGCTTGGGCGCTGACGGCGCTGGCCCCTCATCTGCCTGAGAAGGACTGCTCGAAGATATTCCGGGAGGCCCTCGCAGCCGCACGGCTGTTGGAAGACGATTGGGAACGCACTGGCGCGCTGACGGAACTAGCCCCGCATCTACCTGAGAAAGACCGCCTGAAGTCACTTCAGGAGGCCCTCGCAGCCGCGCGGCTGCTGAAAAAGGATTGGCAGCGTGCTGACGTGCTGACGGCGCTGACCCCATACTTGCCTGAGAAGAATCGCAAGAAGATACTCCAGGAGGCCCTCACAGCCGCACGGTTGCTGGAGGAGGATTGGCAGCGTGCTGACGCGCTGACGGCGCTGGCCCCTCATCTCCGCCTGAAGATTCTGCGGGAAGCCCTCGCAGCGACGCGGCAGCTGCAGGACGATGAGCACCGTGCTGAGGCGCTGATGATATTGGCCTCAGATCTGCCTGAAAGGGATCGCAAGAAGATACTCCAGGAGGCCCTCGTAGCGGCGCGGCTGGTGGAGGACGATTGGCGACGTGCTTACGCGTTAACGGAGTTGGCCTCACACCTGCCTGAGAAGGATCGCAAGAAGATACTCCGGGAAGCCTTCCGGGAGCCCCTCCCAGCGGCGTGGCTGCTGGAGCTCCATGGAGAACGTACTTGGATGCTAACGGCACTGGCTCCACATTTGGCAGCCCTGGACCAACCAATAATCTTTTCTGTCTGGCGTACAACATTCCGAGATCACTTCCCAAAATGCACGAGAGCCGATCTTATGAGCGATTTGGCAGCCTTGGTCCCCATTATCAATGCCCTCGGCGGTTGTAGAGCCCTAGAGACGACGGCACAAGACATCCGGGATGTCGCCATCTGGTGGCCATGATGTAGAGTTTCCTGTCTTACTGCTCCTCACCATTATTCTCACTGTTGGTTCACTGTTTCTTCCCCAGTCAATTGCCTTGACTTCATCAAAAGACGGTTTCTAGAATGACTCCCTTTCACGGGAAAGATTTTCGATTATGAGAGATGATGTTGTCATCGTGGGCGGTGGTCTGGCTGGGTCGGAAGCCGCTTGGCAAGCGGCGAATCGCGGCGCAAAAGTCACGCTGTACGAGATGCGCCCAAAAGAGATGACCAAGGCGCACAAGACCGGAAACTTGGCCGAACTCGTTTGCTCAAACTCGCTTGGTTCCGCCGATCCTTTGAATGCACCCGGTATTCTGAAGGAAGAAATGCGTCGATTGAACTCGCTCGTCATTGCCGCAGCCGAGCAAGCCAGAGTTCCCGCCGGGTCGGCGCTGGCTGTGGACCGCGATCAGTTTTCGTTGCATATCACACGAGCCTTGGAAGGACATCCGCGCATCAGAATTCTTCATGAAGAAATCACGGACATTCCCACTGATTGCCTCTGCATTATTGCAACAGGTCCGTTGACCTCGGATAAATTCTCACAAGCCATCCGTGCCGTGACGCAATCCCAGCATTTATATTTCTACGACGCCATCTCACCGATTGTCGACGCCGACACAATCAACATGGACCTGGTCTTTCGCGCCTCTCGCTATGACAAGGGCGGAGATGATTATTTGAATTGTCCTATGACTGATACACAGTACAATGCCTTTTACGATGCCTTGATGGCGGCGGAAAAAGTCCAGCCGAAGGAGTTTGAAAAGACGTCATATTTCGAGGCCTGTGTTCCGATTGAAGTACTGGCTGAACGTGGCCTCCGGACGATGCAGTTCGGTCCTCTCAAGCCAGTGGGCCTCAAAGATCCAAGAACCGGGATCGAGCCAGCCGCGGTCGTACAATTGCGGACAGAGAACATCCATCGCACCTGTTACAACTTGGTCGGCTTTCAGACCAAACTGACTTATCCGGAGCAGAAACGGGTGTTTCGCATGATCCCCGGGCTTGAACAAGCCGAGTTCCTTCGGTATGGGAGCCTCCATCGCAACACCTTCATCAATTCTCCTCAGCTCCTCCTCAACACGCTGCAATTCAAAGCCCGCGGCACATTGTTTTTCGCCGGGCAGCTCGTCGGCGTCGAAGGCTATACCGAGTCGGCTGCCATGGGAGGCTTGGCGGGCATCAATGCAGCACGAGCCATGGACGGACAACCACCGATCACGCCTCCACCCACGACCGCGCACGGCTGCTTAGTTTCTCATATCACTTCATCGGATCCGCGTCACTTCCAACCGATGAACACCAATTTCGGCCTGTTCCCTCCCTTGTCGAATCCTCCCAAAGACAAAGAGAAGAAGCGTCGCGCGTTGAGCCATCGAGCCCTTGAGGATTTCGACTCATGGAAGATGCAATCAAGGCTTTCCTAATGCACTTCCAGGTCGAACGCAACGCGTCACAGGAGACGATTCGCAATTATCGATCCGATCTTCATCAACTGGCGAGGTTCCTTCAGCGGACCAAGAAGGACGGTGCGCCCAGTCGCGTCGAGGAGGTCACGAGAGACGATATTCGCGCCTATCTGCACAACTTGGATCAACAAGGCGAGAAAGCTTCATCCTTGGCAAGAAAACTGGCTTGCCTCCGAAGTTTTTTTGGTTTCCTCGTACGTGAAGAGGTCCTGCGAACGAATCCTACCGAGATCCTGCGAAGCCCCAAGCGACCAAAGCCACTCCCTCGCGTGTTGACAAAGGATGATGCGGCGGCACTCATGGAGTTTCCGACCGGGCAATCGCCCCTTTCCTTGCGCGATCGTGCCTTGCTGGAAACGTTGTACTCGACCGGGGCTCGGGTGAGTGAGGTCGTGGGGATCAATCTCAATGACCTGAACGAGGCGGACGGAATCGTGTGTTTGAGAGGGAAGGGCCGCAAGGAACGGATAGTGCCGATCGGAGATCTGGCGCTTCACGCAATCCGGCAGTATCGCAAGTCCTTGAAACCGCCGGCCCGAAGCGGTCATCTGTTGTCTCCGATGTTTTTGAATCATCGTGGGGGCCGGATCACCACGAGGAGCGTCGCTCGAATGGTCTCTCGATACTCCAGCCGCCTCGTTGGTGGAGCGGTCAGTCCTCACGCCTTGCGGCACTCGTATGCGACTCATCTGCTCGACGAAGGAGCGGATCTTCGGTCGATACAGGAAATGCTCGGCCATGCCTCGCTGAGCACGACTCAAAAATATACGCATCTGGCAATGGATCAACTCCTCGCGGCCTATGATCGAGCCCATCCTCGAGCACGGGCGGCAGCGAGCCCCTTGCCCGGAAAGGACCGGAAATCGTCATGACCATTCGATCGACCACCATCCTTTGCGTCCGGCGCGACGGACGGGTCGCCATGGGCTGTGACGGCCAAGTGACCGTTGGAACCACGGTGATGAAACACAACGCCAAGAAGCTGCGACGCTTGCATCACGACCAGGTGCTGGCCGGATTTGCCGGAGCCACCGCGGATGCCTTCACATTGTTCGAGAAATTCGAGAGCAAGTTGGAGGAGTATCGAGGCAACCTGACCAGGGCGGCGGTGGAGCTCGCGAAAGATTGGCGAACCGACCGTGTGCTTCGACGGTTGGAGGCGTTGCTTGCCGTCGCCGGCCGTGAACAGTCGTTCATCATTTCAGGAACCGGCGATGTCGTCGAGCCGGAAGACGGCATTTTGGCCATTGGGTCGGGCGGACCCTATGCCCTGGCGGCTGCGCGGGGACTCTTACGCCATTCCCAACTCGAGGCTCCGGTGATCGTCACCGAGTCCATGAACATCGCAGGGTCTATTGACATCTACACCAACCAGCAGATTATTGTTGAAGAACTCCAAGGATAACTCATGATGATGAAGCCGCTCACAAGCGATGCCGAACCACTGAATCTCAATAGTCTCACCCCGCGTCAGATCGTCGAGGAGCTGAATCGCTACGTCATCGGGCAAAAGGATGCCAAACGGATGGTCGCCATCGCTCTTCGCAACCGGTGGCGCCGCCAGCAGGTGTCTCCCGACCTCCGCGACGAGGTGATGCCGAAGAACATCATCATGATCGGGCCGACCGGCGTGGGCAAAACGGAGATTGCCAGACGGCTCGCCAAACTGGCCGAAGCGCCCTTCATCAAGGTCGAAGCGTCGAAGTTCACCGAGGTCGGCTACGTCGGGCGTGATGTGGAATCGATCATTCGCGACTTGACCGAGCTGGCCATCAATATGGTCAAGACGCAACGACTGGCATCCGTTCAGCAAAAGGCGGAACAACAGGGCGAGGAACGATTGCTCGATCTGCTCTTGCCGCCGCCCCCCCCTCGACCGGGCTTTATGGACAGCGCGAGCGAGCCGGCCGCTCAAGCCCCTCAGGATTCCCACGAAACGACCAGGTCGAAACTGCGCCTGCAGTTGCGGGAAGGGAAGCTGGATGAACGAACGGTGGAGTTGGAAGTCAAGGAAAGAGGCCTCCCCGTCGGCGTCATTTCCAACGTGGGTGGACTTGACGACCTCGAGAGCAATCTCCGAGACATGCTGGGCGGCATGTTCCAAGGCAAGAAAAAGAAACGACTCATGAAAGTGCCGGAGGCGCTCAAACATTTGACGCAGGAAGAAGCGCAGAAACTGATCGATATGGAAGATACCACGCGGGAAGCCATCACCAAGGTGGAACAGACCGGGATTGTATTCCTCGATGAGATCGACAAGATCGCCGGCCGCGAGCGCACCATGGGACCCGATGTGTCGCGAGAAGGTGTCCAGCGCGACCTCCTCCCCGTCGTGGAAGGCTGTACGGTCACCACCAAGCATGGCCCGGTCGTGACGGATCACATCCTCTTCATCGCCGCCGGTGCCTTTCATGTGGCGAAGCCGTCCGATCTGATTCCGGAACTCCAAGGGCGATTTCCGATCCGCGTCGAGCTCAGCGCGTTATCAAAGGACGATTTCGTCCGCATTCTCACGGAACCGAAAGGGGCGTTGGTCCGGCAGTATCAGGCCTTGCTGGCCACGGAAGGCCTCACCATCGAGTTCACGAAGGACGGTCTTGAAGAAATCGCCGAGGTCGCGGTGCAGGTGAATGAACGGACCGAGAACATCGGGGCGCGCCGCCTGTTCACCATCATGGAGCGGTTACTTGAGGACATTTCCTTCGAGGGACCCGGCTGGCCCGACAAACGGATCAGCATCACCGCGGCCTATGTCCGGGACCGGTTGAAAGACATCGTCAAGGATCAGGATCTGAGTCGGTATATTTTATGAGAGTCGGGCCCTGATCGCCGCGAGTGACCCATGAACAAACTCATCAAGAAGGCCAACGTCCTCATCGAAGCCCTGCCGTACATTCGCGCGTTTCGCGGAAAGACCGTGGTCGTCAAATACGGCGGCCATGCGATGACGGACTCGTCCCTCAAGGAACGGTTTGCCCAAGATGTCGTACTGCTGAAGTACGTGGGCATCAACCCGGTCATCATTCACGGCGGTGGACCTCAAATCGATAAGATGCTCGATCGACTCGGCATCGAGGCCAAGTTCCGGCACGGCGTCCGGATCACCGATGAGGCCACGATGGAAATCGTGGAAATGGTCCTGGCGGGAAAAATCAACATGGAGATTACGGACCTCATCAACCGTCATGGTGGTAGCGCCGTCGGGTTGAGCGGCAAGGACGGCGGGTTGATTCTCAGCAAGCCGCTGACGGCCAAGGCCTGGGCGGAAAGTCTGGATCGCGATTTGGATAGGGAAGACGGCGAAGGCGACTTCGGACTGGTGGGCGACATTGAAAAGGTCGATCCTGGTTTGTTACGCAACCTCCAGGAGGATCACTATATCCCGGTGATCGCTCCGATCGGAACGGATCGCGAAGGGAATACCTACAACATCAATGCCGATCTCGTCGGCGGAGCTGTGGCCGGGGCCCTGCGTGCGGAGAAGCTCCTCATGATGACCGATATCAAAGGCATTCGCGACGCCAACGGGCGTCACCTATCCACCGTGTCGCGTAAAGATGTGCAGCGCATGATGAAGAAGGGGACTATCACGGAGGGGATGATCCCGAAAGTCCGTGCTTGTTTGGACGCATTGGCCGAAGGGGTCGGAAAAGCCCACATTATCGACGGGCGTATTCCCCACGCCATTCTGCTTGAAATCTTCACACACAAGGGCATTGGGACCGAGATCGTAAACTAATTTCTCGCCTCACGGACCAACCTCGTGCCCGCTGATCGCAACCGCCTCAAAGACGACCTGCATTACCTGGTGGGAGAGCGGCATCCCCTGTCCTCTCCAGTCCGCTTACAGCAGACAGAAGTCTATCTGTCCCGCCGGTTCTCGGAGGCCGGGCTCGCCGTCACCGCGCATGAATTCGAGGCATTGGGCAAGACCTATCGTAATGTGGTTGGCACGATGCTCCCGACATCCGCACAAGGTCAATCTGCACCAGCGCTGATCCTCGCCGCACACTTCGATACAGTTCAAGGGTCTCCCGGCGCCGATGATAATGCTAGTGCACTCGTGGTGCTCCTTCAGGTCGCTCGCCGGGTCCGAGCCATGAAATTGGCTAGAACGGTCCGTTTCATCGCCTTCAACTTGGAAGAAGAGAACTTGCTTGGCAGCTCCGCCTATACCGCGCTTTTGAGAAAGAATCGTGAAGCCATCCACGGAGCGATCGTACTGGAATGTGTCGGCTATGCGAGCCATCAAGAAGGCTCGCAGAAGATTCCTCCCGGTGTCCCAATCGCTGTTCCCACAATTGGAGATTTTCTTGCCGTGATCGGCAACGAGCGGTCGCAAGCCTTGACCGGCTCCGTCGCCCAGGCCATGAAATCGCATCTCCCGATAGTTCCACTGGTTGTGCCGGGTAACGGCGAAAAACTTCCCGACACCAGACGCAGCGACCACACCTCGTTCTGGGAACAGGGATTTCCCGCTGTCATGCTCACCGACACCGCCAACTTCCGCAATCCCCACTACCATCGACCCACCGACACCCTCGACACGTTGAATCTGGACTTCATCGCCTCAGTAGCCGAAGGGGTCACAGCAGCCGTCATTGCCTTGGCCGGTCAACCGACTGCGTAGCTTTGGTTGACCGATTTGGGTAGACTCCCCGGCCATACTACGAGGAATGGAATGAGACGACCATCTGTCATCAAGCCGTTCATTTACTCTCAGGAACTCGCCTATCGCTTCAATGAAGATGAAGCCGTGTGGCGACGTTACATGCAAAAGCATGCTCTGCGCCGGTTGCGCGGTTCGTGGAGTCCATTTTCCGAGGAAGTTCTTGATCGCCTCGACTGGCTCGAAGCGCAACGAGAGTGCCGCGAGAGATGGTATGTTGGAAAGTCAATCGTGGAAACGGTCCAATCAAACCATTCGCAAACGCCTTCCTGAGATTGACAAGACCTTGCTCGAGCAGGATACCGCCTTGGTCGACCTGTACGAGAAATTGCTCCCG encodes:
- a CDS encoding M28 family peptidase, encoding MPADRNRLKDDLHYLVGERHPLSSPVRLQQTEVYLSRRFSEAGLAVTAHEFEALGKTYRNVVGTMLPTSAQGQSAPALILAAHFDTVQGSPGADDNASALVVLLQVARRVRAMKLARTVRFIAFNLEEENLLGSSAYTALLRKNREAIHGAIVLECVGYASHQEGSQKIPPGVPIAVPTIGDFLAVIGNERSQALTGSVAQAMKSHLPIVPLVVPGNGEKLPDTRRSDHTSFWEQGFPAVMLTDTANFRNPHYHRPTDTLDTLNLDFIASVAEGVTAAVIALAGQPTA
- the xerC gene encoding tyrosine recombinase XerC, translated to MEDAIKAFLMHFQVERNASQETIRNYRSDLHQLARFLQRTKKDGAPSRVEEVTRDDIRAYLHNLDQQGEKASSLARKLACLRSFFGFLVREEVLRTNPTEILRSPKRPKPLPRVLTKDDAAALMEFPTGQSPLSLRDRALLETLYSTGARVSEVVGINLNDLNEADGIVCLRGKGRKERIVPIGDLALHAIRQYRKSLKPPARSGHLLSPMFLNHRGGRITTRSVARMVSRYSSRLVGGAVSPHALRHSYATHLLDEGADLRSIQEMLGHASLSTTQKYTHLAMDQLLAAYDRAHPRARAAASPLPGKDRKSS
- the argB gene encoding acetylglutamate kinase, producing the protein MNKLIKKANVLIEALPYIRAFRGKTVVVKYGGHAMTDSSLKERFAQDVVLLKYVGINPVIIHGGGPQIDKMLDRLGIEAKFRHGVRITDEATMEIVEMVLAGKINMEITDLINRHGGSAVGLSGKDGGLILSKPLTAKAWAESLDRDLDREDGEGDFGLVGDIEKVDPGLLRNLQEDHYIPVIAPIGTDREGNTYNINADLVGGAVAGALRAEKLLMMTDIKGIRDANGRHLSTVSRKDVQRMMKKGTITEGMIPKVRACLDALAEGVGKAHIIDGRIPHAILLEIFTHKGIGTEIVN
- the trmFO gene encoding methylenetetrahydrofolate--tRNA-(uracil(54)-C(5))-methyltransferase (FADH(2)-oxidizing) TrmFO; protein product: MRDDVVIVGGGLAGSEAAWQAANRGAKVTLYEMRPKEMTKAHKTGNLAELVCSNSLGSADPLNAPGILKEEMRRLNSLVIAAAEQARVPAGSALAVDRDQFSLHITRALEGHPRIRILHEEITDIPTDCLCIIATGPLTSDKFSQAIRAVTQSQHLYFYDAISPIVDADTINMDLVFRASRYDKGGDDYLNCPMTDTQYNAFYDALMAAEKVQPKEFEKTSYFEACVPIEVLAERGLRTMQFGPLKPVGLKDPRTGIEPAAVVQLRTENIHRTCYNLVGFQTKLTYPEQKRVFRMIPGLEQAEFLRYGSLHRNTFINSPQLLLNTLQFKARGTLFFAGQLVGVEGYTESAAMGGLAGINAARAMDGQPPITPPPTTAHGCLVSHITSSDPRHFQPMNTNFGLFPPLSNPPKDKEKKRRALSHRALEDFDSWKMQSRLS
- the hslU gene encoding ATP-dependent protease ATPase subunit HslU; this encodes MMMKPLTSDAEPLNLNSLTPRQIVEELNRYVIGQKDAKRMVAIALRNRWRRQQVSPDLRDEVMPKNIIMIGPTGVGKTEIARRLAKLAEAPFIKVEASKFTEVGYVGRDVESIIRDLTELAINMVKTQRLASVQQKAEQQGEERLLDLLLPPPPPRPGFMDSASEPAAQAPQDSHETTRSKLRLQLREGKLDERTVELEVKERGLPVGVISNVGGLDDLESNLRDMLGGMFQGKKKKRLMKVPEALKHLTQEEAQKLIDMEDTTREAITKVEQTGIVFLDEIDKIAGRERTMGPDVSREGVQRDLLPVVEGCTVTTKHGPVVTDHILFIAAGAFHVAKPSDLIPELQGRFPIRVELSALSKDDFVRILTEPKGALVRQYQALLATEGLTIEFTKDGLEEIAEVAVQVNERTENIGARRLFTIMERLLEDISFEGPGWPDKRISITAAYVRDRLKDIVKDQDLSRYIL
- the hslV gene encoding ATP-dependent protease subunit HslV, producing the protein MTIRSTTILCVRRDGRVAMGCDGQVTVGTTVMKHNAKKLRRLHHDQVLAGFAGATADAFTLFEKFESKLEEYRGNLTRAAVELAKDWRTDRVLRRLEALLAVAGREQSFIISGTGDVVEPEDGILAIGSGGPYALAAARGLLRHSQLEAPVIVTESMNIAGSIDIYTNQQIIVEELQG